A window of Rhipicephalus microplus isolate Deutch F79 chromosome X, USDA_Rmic, whole genome shotgun sequence genomic DNA:
GCCTCCAGTGTTTTTCTGTTTTGTGTCACAATAAAAAGGGTGCCATCTGAAATGTCTAACCTAGCAGCGGTTTCTCCGGAAAGTCTGTAGAAATCTATAAAACCAAATTTTTAAATCAGCGTTTGGTCTCCTTTTATAAGTGGGATGAATACCCACAACACTGGTCATTAGAGGCGATGACAATTGTACTGGCGGTGAAAGTCGAACTGAAATGGCACGCAGGTTTTGCGGGCTTCTTTAACTTTTGTttattaataaaacaaatacctTAGTGGTGGCGTAAGGcacgcacacacttttttttttgttcttatgaGCTGGGGCGGATGCCATGCTCGCGTTTCTCCGCTGTTTGCATTAAGGCTTGCAGGCAAGTGACCACTCTGCCGGCAGTGCCACTGGGCGCCTCTTTGAacgcgcgtgaaaaaaaaaaggcaatggctgctgcgccgcgcggcgctccagccatccccacacagagACGGCtactgcgccgcacggaagtgacgtcacaaaaatTGTCATGACATACGTCGTTTCCGATTTAGCGCGTTGTTCGAATTTACCGAATCGGAACGTGGCTCAGCTGGCCAGCAGACGCTCActtgctactgctgctgctggagtacgactggttgctgcttctgcgagctgtCTACAGGCCTTGTTCTGCTACATATTCGCAAGCCTCGAACATCATCTTTATCTAAGCTCAACCGCTTATTTTCACTGCTATTTTATATTTACTAACGTTGTTTATATCCATCCCAATACGTATTTTTGTGGTTTTTCGCGTATAGGCTGATTTAGCAGTATCTGTGCATGGCCCTTTCTTTGGTCATCCGTGTTAACGTGCTTCGTATCTGTGTCGTAGTGCATTTGCGTAGTTTACAGCCGTGTTTTAGATTAAATATTCACtttcttgttcctttttttttcatggtgtaattctgaattgaaagtgtgcgcaacatgacgcgtgtgttagtagcgggcgattcaatggtgaaatacgtcgaccagtatttcccatcgcgccgtggcttgtctgttagcgttgccgcacacagaggaataaggattgagcacttgctctcaatgattgctgacaagctggccagttttgatattgtcattgtacatgttggcacaaacaacactgttgacagtgtcaacatgtgcatggacaaatatcgccagctcgctcagggaatcatcgaaagcaatcccacgttgcatgtagctttttctgccattcttcctcgggggcagaatcggtaccgccaaggggaagaacagttgtgtgatgtttgtcatttgaatgaccactacaggaatgtgaatgccgcactcgcacagctttgcctggagaggggcttcactatcctggatagtcttgtggacagctggcctggattcctgagcagggatggtgtccaccccagccggcttggcaacaaggtgctggcagacttcctgcaccgtgaggcctgtgccttgtccacccatctagagaggagacacatccaacagtcctacaaggagtccaaggcatctgcatggagtgggtgggctcggcaggagcacttttccatcaacttggaagtcgattttccagcacttggtatgcatgcagttcaatattctccagcagtaggtggaccttccgctgcaccagctcctgtctggaaaaccagcagtgctctcatgcagagacacgagactgaccaactggccagtaccattcatggtattggctttacgctcgttggcggtgtccgcgttcgctgcaagggaagcaaggcttggtggacctgggacagcctgccttcccccattttccatggcacaagtgtaccatgcaagggaaacactggggagaggcctattcagccaatgatccctagtcgaggtgcaagcaccacttgtgacaggaaaataaggagagcctcacaggagcatgagagtgctcttgtgtgctcttctgtgggggaagaggaggccagtgctggaaaagcagctgtgccacaggctgtcggccagtgtggcgacagtgagtggaaactggtgcagtcaaagaagagccggcggaaggctgcggcactgcacaagcaagaacagagctctaaactgtgtgcagacagtgaaggcaaagttcttgctgtgacagctgccaagtccatcaggtccacttcacctatgacagcagttgtgagccagaaacagattcagtctgcttcttccgctgtctgtggtagaaagcctgaaggacgagccagtgtctcgcacaacgtcattcgtgatagttttaaaaaggtgcagcgtgttcctagcaagcagttgaaagactgctcagttagttccgcgactcactgtgaatctgtcacgaatgacgctgtgaacgaggtttctgtctgcaaaagccatctaccagcactgactcgggattgcatgcgaattgagcgcgatcctggcacagaggctggtgaccctatggaagctgggtgcactgcagctgtgcagtacaagtattgtgaggctGCTTTGACATCCAGAAGCAGGCCTGCCAGCCCTGATGCCCAGGCTATTTGTGTAAACACTGGTGCCAACCCAACTGTCCTCAATAACCCAGTAAATACACTATATGGTGGGGGTAGCAAAGTTTATTTAAATGCAACATTTGATAACTTTCCTTCTtttaagaaaagctttgatgagtggtgcacggagggcaggcatgtagtcatgataaataagagtaataaaagtccattcacatcagaagataaggacttcgagtatattaggattaaatatagctgcattcacggtcgcacaataaagcccagggggataggaaagcgaccaaagcaagcttacaatggtactggctgtgaaatgacagtatcggtaagcctatgtaaatcgcctactctgcactacaagataactaaactacaagctaagcataaccatcccacagaatattatgatttgtatcctcagaagaggctcctgaatcatggagaaaaagaagaattctttgacttagctaaatgtaatattggcgcaaaggattttaaaaacttggtcgagcaaaaaactggtaagaagttaactacaaaggacattaataattacaagcaacgattttctattcctatccgcaatgagcaggctcatggtgaaatggttttagagaaggtagagaccttgctaaaaaataatccaaactgggttattcactatgaaatgaatcaaaataataacctgcaattcatacttcttcaaacaacgcacatgcgtgagattttggaaaagtatccagagattctgtttattgatggaacgtataaagtgaatattgagggttatattctttactctatattagttcaagatggtcgtggtcgtgggagacctgtgtgttatgccttcttacgaaATGAGACGACTGAAATTGTTGAGCCCATGTTCACAAAGTTTGTAGATTTCAACCCATTTGTTGTGTCTGCTTGCAAAGTAGTGATGATTGATAAAGATCTCAATGAACTGCGCATTTTAACCAGAATTCTTCCTAATTCTAACATACTTTTGTGTACGTGgcatgtgttgcattgtttccagcagaaggttaatgaaaaagctagacagcaacgtgatcagttgcttcctctcttaaaaagcttagtttattcccccactgagcaagactactt
This region includes:
- the LOC119172103 gene encoding uncharacterized protein LOC119172103; translated protein: MTRVLVAGDSMVKYVDQYFPSRRGLSVSVAAHRGIRIEHLLSMIADKLASFDIVIVHVGTNNTVDSVNMCMDKYRQLAQGIIESNPTLHVAFSAILPRGQNRYRQGEEQLCDVCHLNDHYRNVNAALAQLCLERGFTILDSLVDSWPGFLSRDGVHPSRLGNKVLADFLHREACALSTHLERRHIQQSYKESKASAWSGWARQEHFSINLEVDFPALGPVHCGLTLLSSRQEVG